One Salvelinus namaycush isolate Seneca chromosome 29, SaNama_1.0, whole genome shotgun sequence genomic region harbors:
- the LOC120024017 gene encoding mitogen-activated protein kinase kinase kinase 5-like: protein MVTPHNKVYCCESSLMKGLTELMQPSFEMLLGPICMPLLDRFIQLFKVPQANSCQYFRETILNEIRKARELFTGMELASELSRIQQRLDNVECLSADIVINLLLSYRDIQDYESIVKLVETLEKLPTFDPVANPHVKFHHAFALNRRNLPGDRQKALDIMLPLVKADNQVASDIYCLVGRIYKDMFLESHFADKDSRDSGTAWFKKGFESEPTLHSGINYAVLLLAAGHQFDASFELRKVGVKLSSLLGKKGSLDKLQSYWDVGFFLGASILACDNTRVIQASEKLFKLKAPVWYLRSLVETILIYQHFKKPSVEQPPPKQELVDFWMDFLVEATKKDVSSVRFPVLILEPTKVYLPSYLSINNDVEENTVSIWHVSPDDKHRGVHEWNFRAMSVRGVSISKFDERSAFLYVLHNSEDFQIYFCTEMHCKRFCDLVNSIAEEAWKGPEEGEGDIDALEYDYEYNEHGERVVLGKGTFGVVYAGRDLSNQVRLAIKEIPERDSRYSQPLHEEIALHKHLKHKNIVQYLGSISENGFIKIFMEQVPGGSLSALLRSKWGPLKNNEPTIGFYTRQILEGLKYLHDNQIAHRDIKGDNVLINTYSGVLKISDFGTSKRLAGINPWTETFTGTLQYMAPEIIDKGPRGYGKPADIWSLGCTIIEMATGKPPFYELGEPQAAMFKVGMFKIHPEIPDSMSMEAKAFILRCFEPDPDQRATALHLLTDEFLTVTSRKKRGKSGFTALTPGGSEYLRSISLPVPVVVEDTSSSSEYGSVSPENDLNTNPFSFKPSTKCYSDRDVKATRSLFLSIPVENFEDHSAPPSPDEKDSGFFMLRKDSERRDTLHCILTEDRDKVVSNLMEALKQGSETSDTKLRHQHISTLVVSLGDFVRMADRKIIANTLSQLKLELDFDSTAISQLQVVLFGFQDAVNKVLRNHNIKPHWMFALDNIIRKAVQTAITILVPELMPHFSLASEDDPADQDNVDDDVEPEDNSAHQCRAPPNTAHDNTVATSGVSTLSSTVSHRSHNAQCSVTMELGRMKLETKKLMEQLLAREREYQAVLQHVLDEREQEIKLLRIRSEPIDMPTSSVSQKSRSTVSHGDPELIKWLRLHGADDDSMDRILTEDYTLDDLLQYVMRDDLKSLGLRGGMLCKLWKAMTDYRQKPV, encoded by the exons ATGGTGACACCGCACAACAAGGTGTACTGCTGCGAGAGCAGCCTGATGAAGGGCCTGACAGAGCTGATGCAGCCCAGCTTCGAGATGCTGCTGGGACCAATCTGCATGCCCCTGCTGGACCGCTTCATCCAGCTGTTCAAGGTGCCCCAGGCTAACTCCTG CCAATACTTCAGAGAAACCATTCTCAACGAGATTCGGAAAGCGCGGGAATTGTTCACAGGGATGGAGCTGGCCTCAGAACTCAGCCGAATTCAACAACGATTGGACAACGTAGAGTGCCTTTCAGCTGACATCGTCATCAACCTGCTTCTGTCCTACAGGGACATCCAG GATTATGAATCCATAGTGAAGCTGGTGGAGACCTTGGAGAAGCTTCCTACATTCGACCCTGTGGCCAATCCCCATGTCAAGTTCCACCATGCCTTTGCACTGAATCG gAGGAACCTCCCGGGGGACCGTCAGAAGGCCCTGGACATCATGCTGCCCCTGGTGAAGGCTGACAACCAGGTGGCCTCAGACATCTACTGCCTGGTGGGACGCATCTACAAGGACATGTTCCTGGAGTCCCACTTCGCTGACAAAGATAGCAGGGACAGTGGCACGGCCTG GTTTAAGAAGGGGTTTGAGTCTGAGCCGACACTACACTCTGGCATCAACTACGCCGTTCTACTCCTGGCAGCGGGACACCAGTTTGACGCCTCCTTCGAGCTTCGCAAAGTCG GAGTGAAGCTGAGCAGCCTACTGGGGAAGAAGGGCAGCCTGGACAAGCTGCAGAGCTACTGGGATGTGGGTTTCTTCCTGGGGGCTAGCATCCTGGCCTGTGACAACACCAGGGTCATACAGGCCTCCGAGAAACTCTTCAAATTGAAGGCCCCTGTCTG GTATCTGCGCTCTCTTGTGGAGACCATCCTGATTTACCAGCACTTCAAAAAGCCCTCTGTGGAGCAGCCGCCGCCCAAACAGGAACTGGTGGACTTCTGGATGGACTTCCTGGTGGAGGCCACAAAGAAAGACGTCTCGTCTGTGCGCTTCCCA GTGTTGATATTGGAGCCCACTAAAGTCTATCTGCCTTCGTACTTGTCCATAAACAACGATGTAGAGGAGAACACTGTCTCCATCTGGCATGTTTCCCCTGATGACAAG CACAGGGGGGTCCATGAGTGGAACTTCAGGGCCATGTCAGTACGGGGTGTCAG TATTTCCAAGTTTGACGAGCGCAGTGCCTTCCTGTATGTGCTGCACAACTCAGAGGACTTTCAGATCTACTTCTGCACAGAGATGCACTGCAAAag GTTCTGTGATCTGGTCAACAGCATTGCAGAGGAAGCATGGAAAGGCCCGGAAGAGGGGGAGGGTGACATTGACGCCCTagag TACGACTATGAGTATAATGAGCACGGAGAGAGAGTGGTTCTGGGAAAAGGGACGTTTGGAGTGGTGTACGCCGGCCGGGACCTTAGCAACCAGGTGCGGCTGGCCATCAAGGAGATAccggagagagacagcag GTACTCTCAGCCCCTCCATGAGGAGATTGCCCTTCACAAACATCTGAAGCACAAGAATATTGTGCAGTACTTGGGCTCCATCAGCGAGAATGGTTTTATCAAGATCTTCATGGAGCAGGTTCCCGGAG GAAGCCTGTCTGCTCTGCTGAGGTCTAAATGGGGCCCTCTGAAGAACAACGAACCCACCATCGGCTTCTACACCAGACAGATCCTGGAGGGACTCAAATACCTCCATGACAACCAAATTGCTCACAGAGACATCAAG GGTGATAATGTGCTTATAAACACATATAGCGGAGTTCTGAAAATATCTGACTTTGGAACCTCTAAAAGGCTGGCTGGGATCAACCCCTGGACTGAGACTTTCACTG GGACACTACAGTACATGGCCCCTGAGATCATAGATAAAGGCCCTCGAGGATACGGCAAGCCTGCGGACATCTGGTCTCTTGGCTGCACCATCATTGAGATGGCCACTGGGAAACCACCCTTCTACGAGCTGGGCGAACCACAGGCCGCCATGTTCAAG GTTGGCATGTTCAAGATCCATCCTGAGATCCCAGATTCCATGTCAATGGAGGCCAAGGCCTTTATCCTACGCTGCTTTGAACCCGACCCCGACCAGAGGGCCACCGCCCTGCACCTGCTCACTGATGAGTTTCTCACCGTCACCAGCCGCAAGAAGAGGGGCAAGAGCGGCTTTACAG CTCTGACACCAGGAGGTTCAG AGTACCTGCGCAGCATCTCTCTGCCAGTGCCTGTGGTGGTGGAAGacaccagcagcagcagcgagtACGGCTCCGTCTCCCCTGAGAACGACCTCAACACCAACCCCTTCAGCTTCAAGCCCAGCACCAAGTGTTACAGTGATCGGGACGTCAAAGCAACCCGCTCCCTGTTCCTCAG TATCCCAGTGGAGAACTTTGAGGACCACAGTGCTCCTCCGTCTCCTGATGAGAAGGACTCTGGCTTCTTCATGCTGAGGAAGGACAGCGAGAGGAGGGACACTCTGCACTGCATCCTCACTGAGGACAGAGACAAGGTGGTGTCCAACCTCATGGAGGCTCTCAAACAG GGTTCTGAGACATCGGACACTAAGTTGAGACATCAGCATATCTCCACCCTGGTGGTCAGTCTGGGGGACTTTGTGCGCATGGCGGACAGGAAGATCATAGCCAACACCCTCTCCCAGCTCAAACTGGAGCTAGACTTTGACAGCACGGCCATTAGCCAACTACAAGTGGTGCTATTTGGGTTCCAGGATGCA GTAAACAAAGTACTACGAAACCACAACATCAAGCCCCACTGGATGTTCGCCCTGGACAATATCATCCGTAAAGCGGTGCAGACTGCCATCACCATCCTGGTGCCAG AGCTAATGCCCCACTTCAGCCTGGCGTCGGAGGATGACCCGGCCGACCAGGATAACGTTGACGATGACGTGGAGCCTGAGGATAACTCCGCCCATCAGTGCAGAGCCCCCCCCAACACTGCCCATGACAACACGGTCGCCACCTCCGGTGTGAGCACGCTCAGTTCCACCGTCTCACACAGATCCCATAATGCCCAGTGCTCCGTCACCATGGAACTAGGCAGGATGAAGCTGGAAACCAAAAA GCTGATGGAGCAGTTGCtggcgagggagagagagtaccAGGCTGTCCTCCAGCATGTCCTGGATGAGAGGGAACAGGAGATCAAACTACTGAGGATCCGCTCAGAACCCATCG